The DNA sequence CCGTCAACCCAGGCTGTGCATCAACCCGGGACTGTGGATCAACTCGGTGCGTTCGCCACGACGACGGGCCACCCAGGACCTGATCCGGGGAACCGTCACCGAAGCGTCAGCAGCCCAAGGGGGTGGTCCTGCCGACCAGTTGGTCGGGCTGCGCTACCGTTGCTTCCAAACAGATACCCGCGAGTAACGACGAATCGAGGTCGAGGTCGTGAGACTGGCACTGAACGACGAGGACGTGGCATTCCGCGAGGAGCTACGCGAGTTCTTCACCACGAAGATCCCGGCCGATATCCGGGAACGCGCCCGCCGCGAGGACCTGATCTGGCCCGACGACATCGTCACCACCCAGCGCATCCTCAACGAGGCCGGACTTGCGGTGCCGAACTGGCCGGTGGAGTGGGGCGGTAAGGACTGGACGCCGCTGCAGCGCCAGATCTGGGCCGACGAGCTGCGCATGGCGTGCGTACCCGAGCCGCTGGCGTTCAACGCCAGCATGGTCGGCCCGGTGATCGCGCAGTTCGCCTCGCAGGAGCTCAAGGAGCGCTTCCTGCCCGCGACCGCCAACCTCGACATCTGGTGGTGCCAGGGCTTCTCCGAGCCGGAGGCCGGCTCGGATCTGGCCGGGCTGCGCACGGTGGCGATCCGCGACGGCGATGAGTACGTCATCAACGGCCAGAAGACCTGGACCACACTCGGTCAGTTCGCCGACTGGATCTTCGTGCTCGCCCGCACCAACCCGGACGCACCCAAGAAGCAGGCCGGCATCTCGTTCATCCTCGTCGAGATGAACACCCCCGGCATCACGCTGCGCCCGATCAAGCTGATCGACGGCAGCTACGAGGTCAACGAGGTCTTCTTCGAAGACGTGCGGGTGCCCGCCAATCAGCTTGTCGGCGAAGAGAACCAGGGCTGGAGCTACGCCAAGTTCCTGCTGTCCAACGAGCGCACCGGTATCGCCCGGGTCGGTACCACCAAGGTATGGCTGGCCGATGTCAAGGAGCGCGCCGCGAAGACCAAAGTCGGCGGCGGATCGCTGCTGGAGGACACCCTGTTCGCAGCCAAGGTCGCCGAGATCGAAAACGAGCTGCTGGCACTGGAATTGACTCAGTTGCGGGTGAGTGGAGACGAGGGCACCGGCAAGCCGAACCCCGCGTCGTCGATCCTGAAGCTGCGCGGCAGCCAGCTGCAGCAGGCCGTCACCGAGCTGGCGGTCGAGGTAGCCGGCCCGGACTCGCTGCCGTTCGACGGTGGCGACGCCATCGAGTCGCCGGTGTGGGCGCAGCACGCCGCACCGCATTACCTGAACTTCCGCAAGACCTCGATCTACGGAGGTAGCAACGAGGTTCAGCGCACCATCATCTCCTCGACGATCCTGGGATTGTGAGAACCGGCCATGAACTTTGACCTGACCGAAGAGCAGCAGCTGCTGGCCGACACCGCACGCGACGTGCTGTCCCGCAGCTATGACACCGAGAGCCGTAACAAGGCCGTCGATTCGGAGCTGGGCTGGAGCCGCGAGGTCTGGGGGCAGCTCGCCGAAATCGGGATCCTGGGACTGGGGTTCGACCCCGAGGAGTCCGGCCAGATCGAGATCATGGTCGTGATGACCGAGATCGGCCGGCGGCTGGCCCCCGAGCCGGTGGCCGCGGCGGCGCTGATTCCGGGCGGTGTGATCGCCGAACTCGGCAGCGACGAGCAGCGTGCGCTGCTCGACGACGTGGCTGGCGGCGAAAAGCTCCTGGCGCTGGCACATTTCGAGCCTGGCCTGCGCGGTTCCGATGAGCTGTCGACCCATGCCAGCCGCCAGGGCGATGTCTGGACCGTCACCGGTCGCAAGAACCCGGTCCTGGCCGGTGATTCGGCCGACGTCATCGTGGTCACCGCGGCACTGCCGGGCGGCGGCACCGGCCTGTTCCTGGTCGACGGTGACGCGACCAACCGCACGTCCTACCGCACGTTCGACGGCCAGCGCGGCGCGCAGATCGACTTCGACAACGCCCCGGCCCAGCCGTTGGGCGACGGCGGCGACGTCACCGACCGGATTCACGCCACGCTGATCCGCTACTCGTCGGCGCTGTGCGCCGAAGCCGTCGGCGCCATGGACGAGTCGCTGCGACTGACCACCGATTACCTCAAGGCGCGCAAGCAGTTCGGCGTTCCGCTCAAGACGTTCCAGACGCTGACCCAGCGGGCGGCCGACATGTACGTCTCACTGGAGTTGGCCCGCAGCATGAACTACTACGCGGCCATGTCCATCACCGACGGCCGGCTCGACCCCGTCGTGGCGGCGCGGGCCAAACTGCAGATCGGCCGTTCGGCCAAGCACATCTCGCAGGAGTCCATCCAGATGCACGGCGGTATCGGCGTCACCGCGGAATACCCCATCGCGCACTACGCGGCCCGGCTGACCGGTATCGACCAGACCCTGGGGTCGGCGACCGATCAGCTGCGGTTCCTGTCCGCGCAGGTGGGCAACTACGACACCGTGGCGCTGTAGGTCAGCTCTCCAGCTCCTCGAGCCGCGAACTGGTCGACCGCCCCAGTGCCGCCACCTCGGCGTCCATCTTGGGCAGGATCGTCGGCACGACCGCGGTGACCTGCTTCTCTCCCAGCGGAGTGGACAGCAGGGGACGCAGCCAGCGGAAGACACCCACCCAGCCGGGCACATTGACCCGGCGGCTGCGCTGTTCGATGCCCTTGACGAAGGCCTCGCCGCACCTGTCGACACTGGTGGTCTTGCCCAACGGGTTCGGCAAGCTGGCCAGCATCTGCGCAAAGCTGCTGAGGTCCTTCTTGGCGTCCTGCACCATCGGGGTGTCGATCCACGACATGTGGGCCGAGCCGACGGCGACGCCCCGGTGGGCGACCTCGATCCGCAGTGCGTTGGCGAAGTGTTCGACCGCCGCCTTGGCGGCGTGGTACGGCGCGAGGCCGGGAGCCGCGGAGTAGGCCGCCAGCGACGACACGATCAGCACGTACCCGCGCCGCTCGATCACCGACGGCAATGTGGCCCGCACGGTGTGGAACACGCCTTTGACGTTGATGTCCATCAACCGAGTGAAGGCCTCCGGATCCACCTGCAGCACTGAGCCGTACGTCGCGATGCCGGCGTTGGCCACCACCACGTCGATCCCGCCGAAGCGCGCCACGGCCTGATCGGCGACGGCCTGCATGGCGGCCAGGTCGCGGACGTCGGCCACCGCGGTCAGCACGTGCGAGTCGCCGAGTTCGGCGGCCAGGTCGGCCAGCGGGGCGGCGTCGATATCGGTCAGCACCAGCTTGGCGCCCTTGCGCCGCAGCCGCCGTGCCACGTCGGCACCGACACCGCGCGCGCCACCGGTGATGAAGACGACTTTGTCGTTGACGGAGCTCATGGCCGCCAAAGCTACACCTACAGGCGCACACCCAGAAGCGCGTCGACGGCAGCGGTGACGGTTGCCGGTGCCGACTCGTCGTGTCCGCCGTACTCCAGTGCGTCGGTCACCCAGCCGTCGACGGCGGCCAGCGCCCGCGGGGTGTCCAGGTCGTCGGCGAGGTACTGCCGCAGCCGCGCCACCAGATCCCTGGCGTCCGGGCCGGCGGGCAGCGCGGCCGCGCTGCGCCACCGCTGTAGGCGGGTGGAGGCATCGGCGAGCACGTCGTCGCTCCAGAACCGGTCACTGCGGTAATGCCCGGCGAACAGGCCGAGCCGGATGGCGGCGGGGTCCACCCCCTGCTCACGCAGCCGCGACACCAACACCAGGTTTCCCCGACTCTTGGACATCTTGTGCCCGTCCCAGCCGATCATGCCGGCGTGCACGTAGTGCCGGGCGAATCGACGCTCGCCGGTGGCACATTCGGCGTGCGCGGCGGAGAACTCGTGGTGCGGGAAGATCAGGTCACTGCCGCCGCCCTGGACATCGAAACCGAAACCCAAGCGGTCCAACGAGATTGCCGAACACTCGACGTGCCAGCCGGGGCGGCCGGGCCCGAACGGCGACGGCCAGCTCGGCTCCCCCGGCCGCTGCGCACGCCACAGCAGTGCATCAAGCTCGTCGGCCTTACCCGGCCGGTCCGGGTCACCACCGCGCTCGGCGAACAACCGCGCCATGGTCTCGCGGTCATAACCGGACTCGTAGCCGAACTGCGTTGTGGCACTTGCCCGGTAGTAGACGTCGGGGAATTCCGGATCGTCGACCACGTAGGCGGCACCGGCCGCCACCAGCTTCTCGACCAGCTCGACCACCTCGGTGATGGCGTCGGTGGCCGCAACATAGTCCCGTGGCGGCAGCACCCGCAGTGCGGCCATGTCTTCGCGGAACAACTGGATCTCACGGGCACCCAGATCCCGCCAGTCGATGCCGTCGCGCTCGGCCCGCTCGAACAGCGGGTCGTCGACGTCGGTGATGTTCTGCACGTAGTGCACCTGATGCCCGTTGTCCAACCAGACCCGGTAGACCAGGTCGAACGTCAGATAGGTGGCGGCGTGCCCGAGGTGGGTGGCGTCGTACGGGGTGATACCGCAGACGTACATCGTCGCGGTCGGTCCCGGCGAGGTGGGACGGACCTGCCGGTCGGCACTGTCGTAGAGCCGCAGCGCCGGCCCCTGACCGGGGAGCTTCGGGATGTCGACGGCCGACCACGACTGCATGCCGTTGACTCTAAGGGGTTCGCTCGTCACGTCGCTCCGGGTGGTGTGGGGCCTCATCCGTCTTCGTCCTTCGCCACAGTGCTACACCACCGCGGCCGAATACATTCCCTAGCTGGCCAGCCACATCGCATCGAGCAGCAGGTCGGCCACCTCGGGCCGGCACATCAGAAGATCGGGTAGATACGGGTCGGGCTGGTTGTAGCGCAGCGGCGAACCGTCGATCCGGGTGGCATGCAGACCGGCGGCCTGAAGCACACCCGCGGGCGCGGCCGAGTCCCACTCCCACTGCCCGCCGGCGTGGATGTAGGCGTCGGCGTCGCCGCGCACCACCGCCATCGCCTTGGCGCCCGCCGAACCGATCCGGACGAACTCCATGTCCAGGCGGTCCCGCAGCCGCCACAGCACCGCGGGCGGGCGGTTGGAGCTGGCCGTGATGCGGATCGGACCGGACTGCGGCGACGCCGGTGGCGTCACCGTGTCGCTGCGGTGCACCTCCCCCATCGCCGGCAGCGCAACGGCGGCATCGGTGAGCCGGCCGTCACGATCGTCGGTACGCTGCCACAACGCCACGTGCACCGCCCAGTCCGCGCGGCGCGGCAGGGAGTACTCGCGGGTGCCGTCCAGGGGATCGATGATCCAGACCCGGTCGGCCTGCAGCCGCCGGAGATCGTCGTAGGCCTCTTCGGAGAGCACCGCGTCGTTGGGGCGTTCCTCGCGCAACCGCTGCAAGATGTAGGCATTGGCCCGGAAATCCCCGGCGTCGCCGAGCTCCCACGGATGGTCGTGGCCGACTTCTTCACGGACCGCCAGCAGCAGCCGTCCGGCCTGCTCGGCCAGGTCGGCAGCCAGCTCCGCATCGGTCAGACTCACCGTGTCAGTATCGCCGAATGCGGATCGGCACTGTCCGCCGGCCGTAGATTGCTGCCCATGCGCCTGATCCGGCTCCTGCCGACCGCGGCCGTCGCCCTCATTCCGGCGCTGGCTGCCTGCGGGTCGACCACGCCCCGGCATCCACTGGACGGCACCAGTTGGCGGCTGGTCAGCCTGGAGTCGATGGACGACAAACAGGGCAGCACCACAGTCCCGGATCCGGCGACGTTCACCGTGGACTTCGGCACCGACGGCCGGGCCGCGTTTCGCATCGACTGTAATCGCGGCAACGCCACCTGGCAGGCCAGCGCCTCGAACAAGGATTCCGGCAGCCTGGCCTTCGGGCCGATCGCGGCCACCGAGATGGCCTGTCCGCAACCCTCGCTGGATACCCGGGTGTCCACCGCACTGGGCTATGTCCGCGGCTTCCTGCTCAAGGACGGCCGGCTGCACATGTCACTGCTGGCCGACGGCGGCATCCTGCACTGGGAGCCCAACCCGCCCCAGAAACCCTAGGAGAACCCTAGAAGGCCGGCCAGGGTATCGGCCTGCGCCGGTCCGGACCCGGCATCACCGGCGCGTCCAGCAACCCGCGGACCCGCCCGCGCAGGGCGAGCACCTCCGCCTCGGTGATGTGGCCGCACAGGTCGTCGGCCACGGGTCCGTCGAGTCCGTCACCGAGCGCGGCCACGGCTTGCAGAGTCTCGTCGTCCACCGGCTTGCCGGCCCAACCCCACAGCACGGTACGCAGCTTGTCCTGAACATGAAGGGACACACCGTGATCCACGCCGTACACCCGGCCGTCCACCCCGGCCAGGATGTGGCCGCCCTTGCGGTCGGCATTGTTGACGATCACGTCGAACACCGCCATCCGGCGCAGCCGCTCGTCATCGGCATGCACCAGGGTGACTTCGTTACCTGCGTAGTCGTAGGCATTGAGCACCGAAAGATAGCCTGGCGGAATGGATCCCGGCGGACACAGATCGACCAGCTGAGGACCGTCCGGCTCGGCGTCGTCGGCGTCGTCGGGCTGATCCACCCACAGCTGGAGCATCCCGCGCCCGGCCGGACCGTCACCGATCACGGTGAGCGGCACGATGTTCCACCCCAACGCGGCCGAGATCAGATACGAGCCGAACTCACGGCCGGCCAGAGTGCCGTCGGGAAAGTCCCACAGCGGCTGCTCACCGGCGATGGGTTTGTAGACGCAGTGCAACGTCCGCTCGCCCAGCGTGGCCTCACACAGAAAAGTGGCGTTGCTGGCCGACCGAATCCGGCCGAGAACAGTGAGCGCTCCACCCAGCAGCACCTCGCGGGCCGCGGATTCCTCGGGGCCGGTCACGAGTCGAAGTCGTCCTCGGCCGCGCCGAACGCGCCACGCCGATACCCATTGGTGCGCACACAGATGTGACCTTCGGGATCCAGCGGCTCGTCGCACAGCGGGCACGGTGGGCGACCGGCGGAGATGACGCGATGCGACCGGCTGGCGAACTGCCGCGCCGACTCCGGGGTCAGGAACACCCGCACCGCGTCCGGGCCCTCCTCGGCATCGTCGAGCACCACCGATGCGTCGAACTCGGTGTCGCTGACCGCCAGCAACTCCACCACCACAGTCTGGGCTTCGGAATCCCAGCCCAACCCCATCGTGCCGACCCGAAATTCGGCGTCGACCGGGGTGATCAGCGGGCTGAGATCCTCCACCTCGGTCTCCGGCGGCAGCGGGGTGCCGAACCGTCGGTTGATCTCCACCAGCAGCGCAGCGATGCGTTCGGCCAAGACCGCGACCTGCTGCTTTTCCAGCATGACCGAGATCACCCGACTGTCGTGCACGGCCTGCAGATAGAACGTCCGATTTCCGGGTTGGCCGACGGTCCCGGCCACGAATCGGTCGGGAGTGCGGAAGACGTGAATAGCGCGGGCCATGGTTACCTCCAAAATACCGTCAGAAGCAGCTGAGGCGACATCGGGCGCGGGCCGGCGGTGGGGGTTTCTAGTCGGTGGAACCGCCGACAACCGCGTCGTCGGCAGACTTGTCACCGTCGGACGGTGGCGGAGCGGTCAACACCGAGGCCAGCTGGCCGCCGGTGTGGTTGACGTGGATGACGAACGGGCGCAGCGGTGTGTAGCGGATCACGCTCATCGACGCGGGGTCGGCGGTGATGCGCTGGAAGCTGTCCAGGTGGGTGCCGAGTGCGTCGGCGACCACCGACTTGATGACATCGCCATGAGTGCAGGCCACCCACAGCACGTCGGTGCCGTGTTCTTCGGCGAGCCTGCGGTCATGCTCGCGGACCGCGGCCACCGCCCGGGCCTGCACCTGGGCCAGACCTTCACCGTCGGGGAACACCGCGGCGCTGGGCTGCTGCTGGACCACCGACCACAACGGTTCGGCCAGCAGCTCCTTGAGGGCCCGGCCGGTCCACTGCCCGTAGTCGACCTCGGCGAGCCGATCGTCGATGACCGGGTCCAGGCCGAGTGCGGCTGCCAGCGGCTCCAGCGTCATCCGGCAGCGCAGCAGCGGGGAACGCACCAGCGCCTTGATCGGCAAGCCCTCGACCCGGCCCACCACGCCCTCGGCCTGGGCGCGCCCTTTGTCGTCAAGTTCCACACCCTCGGTGCGACCGGCCAGCGTGTGGGCGGTGTTGGACGTCGAGCGGCCATGCCGCAGCAGGATGACGGTCATAGGGCACCCCTCATGACGCTGCCACCACACCGGTGGCCAGCAGTGCCATGACCACCAGCGCGAGCACGACGCGGTAGCCCACGAACCAGTACATGACGTGGTGCGCCACGAACCGCAGCAGCCAGGCGATGGCTGCGAAGCCGACGACGAACGCGATAACCACCGAGACCAGCAGCTGTGCACCGGTCGCGCTCATCCCTTCGGTCACCGGGTGGAAGGCGTCGGGCAGGGAGAACAGCCCCGAAGCCAGGACGGCCGGGATGCCAAGCAGGAAGCCGAATCTCGCCGACAGCTCACGATCGAGCCCGAGGAACAGGCCCGCACTGATCGTCGACCCGGACCGCGACACCCCGGGCACCAATGCCAGACACTGGGCGATGCCGACCAGCAGACCGTCCCGCGCGGTGAGCTGCTCGGCATGCCGGGTCTGCTTGCCGTAATACTCGGCGGCCGCGATGACCGCCGAGAACACCAGCATCGCGGTGGCGATCACCCACAGATTGCGCACCTCACCGCGGATGATCTCTTTGAATGCCAGGCCGAGGACGACGATCGGCACCGTGCCGATGATGACGTACCAGCCCATCCGGTAGTCGACGTTGTCACGGTGCGCCTTGACGAACAGTCCGTTGAACCAGGCCTTGAGGATCCGGCCGATGTCGCGGGCGAAATAGATGAGCACCGCGGCCTCG is a window from the Mycolicibacterium anyangense genome containing:
- a CDS encoding acyl-CoA dehydrogenase family protein, which gives rise to MRLALNDEDVAFREELREFFTTKIPADIRERARREDLIWPDDIVTTQRILNEAGLAVPNWPVEWGGKDWTPLQRQIWADELRMACVPEPLAFNASMVGPVIAQFASQELKERFLPATANLDIWWCQGFSEPEAGSDLAGLRTVAIRDGDEYVINGQKTWTTLGQFADWIFVLARTNPDAPKKQAGISFILVEMNTPGITLRPIKLIDGSYEVNEVFFEDVRVPANQLVGEENQGWSYAKFLLSNERTGIARVGTTKVWLADVKERAAKTKVGGGSLLEDTLFAAKVAEIENELLALELTQLRVSGDEGTGKPNPASSILKLRGSQLQQAVTELAVEVAGPDSLPFDGGDAIESPVWAQHAAPHYLNFRKTSIYGGSNEVQRTIISSTILGL
- a CDS encoding acyl-CoA dehydrogenase family protein codes for the protein MNFDLTEEQQLLADTARDVLSRSYDTESRNKAVDSELGWSREVWGQLAEIGILGLGFDPEESGQIEIMVVMTEIGRRLAPEPVAAAALIPGGVIAELGSDEQRALLDDVAGGEKLLALAHFEPGLRGSDELSTHASRQGDVWTVTGRKNPVLAGDSADVIVVTAALPGGGTGLFLVDGDATNRTSYRTFDGQRGAQIDFDNAPAQPLGDGGDVTDRIHATLIRYSSALCAEAVGAMDESLRLTTDYLKARKQFGVPLKTFQTLTQRAADMYVSLELARSMNYYAAMSITDGRLDPVVAARAKLQIGRSAKHISQESIQMHGGIGVTAEYPIAHYAARLTGIDQTLGSATDQLRFLSAQVGNYDTVAL
- a CDS encoding SDR family oxidoreductase, with the translated sequence MSSVNDKVVFITGGARGVGADVARRLRRKGAKLVLTDIDAAPLADLAAELGDSHVLTAVADVRDLAAMQAVADQAVARFGGIDVVVANAGIATYGSVLQVDPEAFTRLMDINVKGVFHTVRATLPSVIERRGYVLIVSSLAAYSAAPGLAPYHAAKAAVEHFANALRIEVAHRGVAVGSAHMSWIDTPMVQDAKKDLSSFAQMLASLPNPLGKTTSVDRCGEAFVKGIEQRSRRVNVPGWVGVFRWLRPLLSTPLGEKQVTAVVPTILPKMDAEVAALGRSTSSRLEELES
- the mshC gene encoding cysteine--1-D-myo-inosityl 2-amino-2-deoxy-alpha-D-glucopyranoside ligase, with product MQSWSAVDIPKLPGQGPALRLYDSADRQVRPTSPGPTATMYVCGITPYDATHLGHAATYLTFDLVYRVWLDNGHQVHYVQNITDVDDPLFERAERDGIDWRDLGAREIQLFREDMAALRVLPPRDYVAATDAITEVVELVEKLVAAGAAYVVDDPEFPDVYYRASATTQFGYESGYDRETMARLFAERGGDPDRPGKADELDALLWRAQRPGEPSWPSPFGPGRPGWHVECSAISLDRLGFGFDVQGGGSDLIFPHHEFSAAHAECATGERRFARHYVHAGMIGWDGHKMSKSRGNLVLVSRLREQGVDPAAIRLGLFAGHYRSDRFWSDDVLADASTRLQRWRSAAALPAGPDARDLVARLRQYLADDLDTPRALAAVDGWVTDALEYGGHDESAPATVTAAVDALLGVRL
- a CDS encoding 3'(2'),5'-bisphosphate nucleotidase CysQ, coding for MSLTDAELAADLAEQAGRLLLAVREEVGHDHPWELGDAGDFRANAYILQRLREERPNDAVLSEEAYDDLRRLQADRVWIIDPLDGTREYSLPRRADWAVHVALWQRTDDRDGRLTDAAVALPAMGEVHRSDTVTPPASPQSGPIRITASSNRPPAVLWRLRDRLDMEFVRIGSAGAKAMAVVRGDADAYIHAGGQWEWDSAAPAGVLQAAGLHATRIDGSPLRYNQPDPYLPDLLMCRPEVADLLLDAMWLAS
- a CDS encoding META domain-containing protein translates to MRLIRLLPTAAVALIPALAACGSTTPRHPLDGTSWRLVSLESMDDKQGSTTVPDPATFTVDFGTDGRAAFRIDCNRGNATWQASASNKDSGSLAFGPIAATEMACPQPSLDTRVSTALGYVRGFLLKDGRLHMSLLADGGILHWEPNPPQKP
- a CDS encoding SCO1664 family protein → MTGPEESAAREVLLGGALTVLGRIRSASNATFLCEATLGERTLHCVYKPIAGEQPLWDFPDGTLAGREFGSYLISAALGWNIVPLTVIGDGPAGRGMLQLWVDQPDDADDAEPDGPQLVDLCPPGSIPPGYLSVLNAYDYAGNEVTLVHADDERLRRMAVFDVIVNNADRKGGHILAGVDGRVYGVDHGVSLHVQDKLRTVLWGWAGKPVDDETLQAVAALGDGLDGPVADDLCGHITEAEVLALRGRVRGLLDAPVMPGPDRRRPIPWPAF
- a CDS encoding DUF3090 domain-containing protein, yielding MARAIHVFRTPDRFVAGTVGQPGNRTFYLQAVHDSRVISVMLEKQQVAVLAERIAALLVEINRRFGTPLPPETEVEDLSPLITPVDAEFRVGTMGLGWDSEAQTVVVELLAVSDTEFDASVVLDDAEEGPDAVRVFLTPESARQFASRSHRVISAGRPPCPLCDEPLDPEGHICVRTNGYRRGAFGAAEDDFDS
- a CDS encoding histidine phosphatase family protein — protein: MTVILLRHGRSTSNTAHTLAGRTEGVELDDKGRAQAEGVVGRVEGLPIKALVRSPLLRCRMTLEPLAAALGLDPVIDDRLAEVDYGQWTGRALKELLAEPLWSVVQQQPSAAVFPDGEGLAQVQARAVAAVREHDRRLAEEHGTDVLWVACTHGDVIKSVVADALGTHLDSFQRITADPASMSVIRYTPLRPFVIHVNHTGGQLASVLTAPPPSDGDKSADDAVVGGSTD
- a CDS encoding undecaprenyl-diphosphate phosphatase, yielding MSWLQVVVLSIVQGLTEFLPVSSSSHLAIVSRVFFAGDAGASFTAVSQLGTEAAVLIYFARDIGRILKAWFNGLFVKAHRDNVDYRMGWYVIIGTVPIVVLGLAFKEIIRGEVRNLWVIATAMLVFSAVIAAAEYYGKQTRHAEQLTARDGLLVGIAQCLALVPGVSRSGSTISAGLFLGLDRELSARFGFLLGIPAVLASGLFSLPDAFHPVTEGMSATGAQLLVSVVIAFVVGFAAIAWLLRFVAHHVMYWFVGYRVVLALVVMALLATGVVAAS